The following proteins come from a genomic window of Azoarcus sp. PA01:
- the pqqD gene encoding pyrroloquinoline quinone biosynthesis peptide chaperone PqqD encodes METLALSADTRPRLSPHFMFRWEASQDAYILLYPEGLIKLNPSAGEILKRCDGERTVAAIVTELQAAFPDHAEEITRGVQAFVDLACDKGWLRT; translated from the coding sequence ATGGAAACCCTCGCCCTTTCCGCCGACACCCGCCCGCGGCTGTCGCCGCATTTCATGTTCCGCTGGGAAGCGAGCCAGGACGCGTACATCCTGCTCTACCCGGAAGGGCTCATCAAACTCAACCCTTCCGCCGGCGAAATCCTCAAACGCTGCGACGGCGAGCGCACGGTCGCCGCGATCGTCACCGAGTTGCAGGCCGCTTTTCCCGATCACGCGGAAGAAATCACCCGCGGCGTGCAGGCTTTCGTCGACTTGGCCTGCGACAAGGGCTGGCTGCGCACCTGA
- a CDS encoding IS1182 family transposase — protein MKRFIEGQCRTQSALLPESLDDFVAETNPVRVIDVFVDELDLRKLGFAGVDPAATGRPAYHPAALLKLYIYGYLNRIQSSRRLEREAQRNLELMWLIGRLTPDFKTIANFRKDNPKGIRGVCRQFVVLCRELGLFAEAVVAIDGSKFKAVNNRDRNFTSAKLQRRMEEIESSIERYLVEMDSADRQEPAVAQAKKERLQDKITTLKARMKELEAIGVQLENAPDKQVSLTDPDARSMKTRGTGIVGYNVQTAVETKNHLIVAHEVTNDGLDRDQLSKMGKQARKAMRVEYLTAIADRGYFKSEEILACHKAGVVPLVPKSTTSNAKAEGRFDRADFVYDRDNDEYVCPAGERLIWRFARVEARLTMNRYWSSSCPRCALKHQCTPSDYRRVSRWVHEEELEVMQARLDKAPDSMRIRRRTVEHPFGTLKAWMGATHFLTKGLERVRTEMSLHVLAYNLKRVMNLMGNEALMAAMRA, from the coding sequence ATGAAACGATTCATCGAAGGACAGTGCCGGACACAGAGCGCATTACTACCCGAGAGTCTGGATGACTTTGTCGCCGAGACAAATCCGGTACGGGTGATCGACGTCTTCGTCGATGAGCTTGATCTGCGCAAGCTGGGCTTCGCTGGCGTCGATCCAGCGGCCACCGGACGCCCCGCCTACCATCCGGCCGCGCTCCTCAAACTCTACATCTACGGCTACCTGAACCGGATCCAGTCGAGTCGGCGCCTGGAGCGCGAAGCTCAGCGCAACCTGGAGTTGATGTGGCTCATCGGACGCCTGACGCCCGACTTCAAGACCATCGCCAACTTCCGCAAGGACAATCCGAAGGGCATCCGTGGCGTCTGTCGCCAGTTCGTCGTGCTGTGCCGCGAACTGGGACTGTTCGCCGAAGCGGTGGTCGCGATCGACGGCAGCAAATTCAAGGCAGTCAATAACCGCGATCGCAACTTCACCAGCGCCAAGCTGCAACGGCGCATGGAAGAGATCGAATCGAGCATCGAGCGCTACCTGGTCGAGATGGACAGCGCTGACCGGCAAGAGCCGGCTGTGGCCCAGGCGAAGAAGGAGCGACTGCAGGACAAGATTACGACGCTGAAGGCGCGAATGAAGGAACTCGAAGCGATCGGCGTGCAGCTCGAGAACGCGCCCGACAAGCAGGTTTCCCTCACGGATCCCGACGCCCGCTCGATGAAGACGCGGGGCACGGGCATCGTCGGCTACAACGTGCAGACGGCCGTCGAGACCAAGAACCACCTGATCGTCGCCCACGAGGTAACCAACGACGGGCTGGACCGAGATCAACTGAGCAAGATGGGCAAGCAGGCCCGCAAGGCGATGCGAGTGGAGTACCTCACGGCAATCGCCGATCGGGGCTATTTCAAGAGCGAGGAAATCCTCGCCTGCCACAAAGCCGGCGTCGTGCCGCTCGTTCCGAAAAGCACGACTTCCAACGCGAAAGCCGAGGGGCGGTTCGACCGGGCAGACTTCGTGTACGACCGTGACAACGACGAGTACGTCTGTCCAGCCGGCGAGCGCCTGATCTGGCGCTTTGCGCGAGTCGAGGCGAGGCTGACGATGAATCGCTACTGGAGCTCATCCTGCCCGCGATGTGCCCTCAAGCACCAATGCACCCCGAGTGACTATCGGCGTGTGAGCCGCTGGGTGCATGAGGAAGAGCTGGAGGTCATGCAGGCGCGGCTCGATAAAGCGCCGGACAGTATGCGTATCCGACGTCGGACGGTCGAACACCCCTTCGGCACCCTCAAGGCGTGGATGGGCGCGACCCACTTTCTGACCAAGGGCCTCGAACGCGTCCGAACGGAGATGAGTTTGCACGTTCTGGCGTACAACCTGAAGCGAGTAATGAATCTGATGGGAAACGAGGCACTGATGGCAGCGATGCGGGCCTGA
- a CDS encoding MBL fold metallo-hydrolase, whose protein sequence is MEYEVWITDERKMRVCVHRGTRQIGGSCVEIEHEGSRIALDFGLPLDGQPTDAALVPRITNELSAVVISHPHIDHYGLLHHLRAHTPVCMGAAARRIIKAAAPFTGQPLPALDGPELEHLKSLAIGRGCVKTPLMA, encoded by the coding sequence ATGGAATACGAGGTATGGATAACAGACGAGAGAAAAATGAGAGTTTGCGTTCATCGCGGCACACGGCAAATCGGCGGCAGCTGTGTAGAGATCGAACACGAAGGCAGCCGTATCGCCCTTGATTTTGGGCTTCCACTTGACGGGCAGCCGACCGACGCGGCGTTGGTGCCTCGCATCACCAACGAGCTGTCGGCAGTCGTAATTTCCCATCCGCATATCGACCACTACGGTCTGCTCCACCATCTACGGGCTCACACGCCGGTCTGCATGGGCGCAGCGGCCAGGAGAATCATAAAAGCCGCCGCGCCATTCACCGGGCAGCCCTTGCCAGCCTTGGACGGCCCGGAGCTTGAGCACCTGAAGTCTTTGGCAATCGGCCGAGGCTGTGTAAAAACGCCTCTTATGGCATGA
- the pqqC gene encoding pyrroloquinoline-quinone synthase PqqC, whose product MTMEQTEAWSAETFEARLRAFGSCYHIHHPFHVMMHRGQCSREQIRAWVANRYYYQVSIPIKDAAILSNCPDREVRRHWVQRILDHDGHGGEDGGIEAWIRLGEAVGLSREAIVSERLVLPGVRFAVDAYINFARRSTWQEAAASSLTELFAPTIHQSRLEHWPQHYPWIEAEGYAYFRRRLTEAPRDVVNGLRITLAHFNTRALQERALEILRFKLDLLWSMLDAMMLAHCDVQVAGWGRYTPMAEVSTTS is encoded by the coding sequence ATGACAATGGAGCAAACCGAAGCGTGGAGCGCGGAGACGTTCGAAGCCCGGCTGCGCGCGTTCGGCAGCTGCTACCACATCCACCACCCGTTCCACGTGATGATGCACCGCGGCCAGTGCTCGCGCGAACAGATCCGCGCGTGGGTCGCGAACCGCTACTACTACCAGGTCAGCATCCCGATCAAGGACGCCGCGATCCTGTCGAACTGCCCCGACCGCGAGGTGCGCCGTCACTGGGTGCAGCGCATTCTCGACCACGACGGCCACGGCGGCGAGGATGGCGGCATCGAAGCGTGGATCCGGCTCGGCGAAGCGGTCGGCCTCTCGCGCGAAGCGATCGTCTCCGAGCGCCTGGTGCTGCCCGGCGTGCGCTTCGCGGTCGATGCCTACATCAATTTCGCGCGCCGCAGCACGTGGCAGGAAGCGGCGGCTTCGTCGCTGACCGAGCTCTTCGCCCCGACGATCCATCAATCGCGCCTCGAGCACTGGCCGCAGCATTATCCGTGGATCGAAGCCGAAGGCTATGCGTATTTCCGCCGCCGGCTCACCGAAGCGCCGCGCGACGTCGTCAATGGGCTGCGCATCACGCTCGCGCACTTCAACACGCGGGCGCTGCAGGAGCGGGCGCTCGAGATCCTGCGCTTCAAGCTCGACCTGCTGTGGTCGATGCTCGACGCGATGATGCTCGCGCACTGCGACGTGCAGGTCGCCGGCTGGGGGCGATACACGCCGATGGCCGAAGTTTCCACGACATCATGA
- the istA gene encoding IS21 family transposase — protein MYEYRQALMRMRQGDSEREIARAKLMGRAKAARFRELAAARGWLDPEHPVPEDAEIAAAIGRPRLPVTAQSSIAAFRPLVEQWLAQGVSGVVIHATLKREHGFTGHYSSVRRLVATIERERPPEATVRLSFAPGEAAQVDFGAGPQLVDPASGELRRTWAFVMTLCFSRHQYVEFVWDQSVRTWLGCHRRGFEWFGAVPARLIIDNAKCAITKACAHDPQVQRAYAECAEGYGFRIDACPPQEPQKKGIVEAGVKYVKGNFLPTRSFRDLADLNAQARDWVLKEAGLRIHGTTRMQPLASFAVERSVLRPLPAVPPDLGTWHQVSVHRDCHVSFERALYSVPCALVGKSLWLRATDSVVTVYQDFKPVATHARARRPGERRTVTDHLPPSAQRFFAHDRSWCLQQAAEIGTACARLIGRLLSDRISERLRAAQGVLQLKERYGAARLEAACERALAHDSPHYRTVKTILAGGHDLQPLTPVSTEPYAGRARFARATAALFADDPTSFH, from the coding sequence ATGTACGAGTACCGCCAGGCCCTGATGCGCATGCGCCAGGGCGACTCCGAGCGCGAGATTGCGCGCGCGAAGCTGATGGGACGGGCCAAGGCCGCCCGTTTCCGCGAATTGGCCGCAGCCCGCGGCTGGCTCGATCCGGAGCACCCGGTTCCGGAAGATGCCGAGATCGCCGCGGCGATCGGCCGTCCGCGGCTGCCGGTGACGGCGCAATCATCGATCGCCGCGTTCCGGCCGCTGGTCGAGCAGTGGCTCGCACAGGGCGTCTCCGGCGTGGTGATCCACGCCACCCTTAAACGTGAGCACGGCTTCACCGGGCACTATTCCAGCGTGCGCCGGCTTGTCGCCACGATCGAGCGCGAGCGCCCGCCCGAGGCGACGGTGCGGTTGTCGTTCGCGCCGGGCGAGGCAGCCCAGGTCGATTTCGGCGCCGGCCCGCAGCTCGTCGATCCCGCCTCCGGTGAGCTGCGCCGCACATGGGCCTTCGTGATGACGCTGTGTTTCTCGCGGCACCAGTATGTCGAATTCGTGTGGGACCAGAGCGTGCGCACCTGGCTCGGTTGCCACCGACGTGGCTTCGAGTGGTTCGGCGCGGTGCCTGCGCGCCTCATCATCGACAACGCCAAGTGCGCCATCACCAAGGCGTGCGCGCACGACCCCCAAGTGCAACGTGCTTACGCCGAATGCGCCGAAGGCTACGGCTTTCGCATTGACGCCTGTCCGCCCCAGGAGCCGCAGAAGAAGGGCATCGTCGAGGCGGGCGTCAAATACGTCAAAGGCAACTTCCTGCCCACGCGCAGCTTCCGCGATCTGGCCGATCTGAACGCGCAGGCGCGTGACTGGGTGTTGAAGGAAGCCGGGCTGCGCATTCACGGCACGACCCGGATGCAGCCGCTCGCGAGCTTCGCCGTCGAGCGCAGTGTGCTGCGGCCGTTGCCCGCAGTACCGCCGGATCTGGGCACTTGGCATCAGGTGTCGGTGCATCGCGACTGCCACGTCAGCTTCGAGCGCGCGCTGTACTCCGTGCCTTGCGCCTTGGTCGGCAAGAGTTTGTGGTTGCGTGCGACCGACAGCGTGGTCACGGTCTATCAGGACTTCAAACCCGTTGCCACGCATGCCCGCGCTCGTCGTCCCGGCGAGCGGCGCACCGTCACCGATCATCTGCCGCCCTCGGCGCAACGTTTCTTCGCGCACGACCGCAGTTGGTGTCTGCAACAGGCCGCGGAGATCGGAACCGCGTGCGCCCGGCTCATCGGGCGGCTCTTGAGCGACCGCATCAGTGAGCGGCTGCGTGCCGCGCAGGGCGTGCTGCAGTTGAAGGAGCGCTACGGCGCTGCGCGCCTGGAGGCGGCCTGCGAGCGTGCACTCGCCCACGACAGCCCGCATTACCGCACCGTCAAGACCATCCTCGCCGGCGGCCACGACTTGCAGCCGCTCACCCCCGTGAGTACCGAACCCTACGCCGGCCGCGCCCGTTTCGCCCGCGCGACCGCGGCGCTCTTCGCCGACGATCCGACGTCGTTTCACTGA
- the pip gene encoding prolyl aminopeptidase, with protein sequence MHRLAVGHGHVLHVEECGRADGLPVVFLHGGPGSGCTPGQRRLFDPCRFRAVLFDQRGCGRSTPAGSLRANTTADLVADVERIRDALGVERWLVFGGSWGSLLALAYAQAHPDAVSGLVLRGIFLGSAAELRGYAQGAATPAPRAWQRFADAMPHGERDDLLDAYTRRLLSRDTPTRVAAARHWLDYERALMGEAPLVADPDARQLAKTRIQAHYLSQGCFGDAERLLAGCERLRHLPGAIVQGSADPVCPPQAAERLRRAWPQAERVAVDGAGHGALQPRIAAACIAALDRIARRAA encoded by the coding sequence ATGCATCGCCTCGCGGTCGGCCACGGCCACGTGCTGCACGTCGAGGAATGCGGACGTGCCGACGGCCTGCCGGTGGTTTTCCTGCACGGCGGACCCGGTAGCGGCTGCACGCCGGGCCAGCGCCGCCTGTTCGACCCCTGCCGCTTTCGCGCGGTCCTTTTCGACCAGCGCGGCTGCGGGCGCAGTACGCCCGCAGGCAGCCTGCGGGCCAACACCACTGCCGACCTCGTCGCCGATGTCGAACGCATCCGCGACGCGCTGGGCGTCGAGCGCTGGCTGGTGTTCGGCGGCTCGTGGGGCAGCCTGCTCGCGCTCGCGTACGCGCAGGCGCATCCCGACGCAGTGTCGGGCCTCGTGCTGCGCGGCATCTTCCTCGGCTCGGCCGCGGAGCTGCGCGGCTACGCGCAGGGCGCCGCGACGCCCGCGCCGCGCGCGTGGCAGCGCTTCGCCGACGCCATGCCGCACGGCGAACGCGACGATCTTCTCGACGCCTACACGCGCCGCCTGCTGTCGCGCGATACCCCGACGCGCGTCGCGGCCGCGCGGCACTGGCTCGACTACGAACGCGCGCTGATGGGCGAAGCGCCGCTCGTCGCCGATCCCGACGCGCGCCAGCTCGCGAAGACGCGCATCCAGGCCCATTACCTGTCGCAAGGCTGCTTCGGCGACGCGGAGCGCCTGCTCGCCGGCTGCGAACGTCTGCGGCACCTTCCGGGCGCGATCGTGCAGGGCAGCGCCGACCCGGTATGCCCGCCGCAGGCCGCCGAACGGCTGCGTCGGGCCTGGCCGCAAGCCGAGCGCGTCGCGGTCGACGGCGCCGGCCACGGCGCGCTGCAGCCGCGCATTGCCGCCGCGTGCATCGCCGCGCTCGACCGCATTGCGCGTCGCGCCGCCTGA
- the istB gene encoding IS21-like element helper ATPase IstB: protein MNPATELAPQLKQLRLSGILDSLDARNRQAIDAKLAYTEFLALLIQDEVARREQKKFATRLRRAAFRATKTLEGFEFDRLPSTNRALVHDLATGRYIDERAPVLIVGPCGTGKSHLAQALGHCAVRQGHDVVFASCSQLLASLNAARATGAYERKLQQLARVPVLIIDDFGLKPLRSPADEDLHDLIAERYEQTATVVTSNLDFTEWDQAFPGNRLLASATVDRLRHNAYCLTLDGASYRTPRQGPNKAKTALVGTPKNSQS from the coding sequence ATGAATCCCGCCACCGAACTGGCACCGCAACTCAAACAACTGCGCCTCTCCGGCATCCTCGATTCGCTCGACGCGCGCAATCGCCAGGCGATCGACGCGAAGCTCGCCTATACGGAATTTCTCGCGCTGCTGATCCAGGACGAGGTCGCGCGGCGCGAGCAGAAGAAGTTCGCCACGCGGCTGCGTCGCGCCGCGTTTCGCGCTACCAAGACGCTCGAAGGCTTCGAGTTCGACCGGCTGCCCTCGACCAACCGCGCGCTGGTGCATGATCTCGCGACCGGGCGCTACATCGACGAGCGCGCCCCGGTGCTCATCGTCGGCCCCTGCGGCACCGGCAAGAGCCATCTCGCGCAGGCGCTCGGGCACTGCGCGGTGCGCCAGGGTCACGACGTCGTCTTCGCGTCCTGCTCGCAGTTGCTCGCGAGCCTCAACGCCGCGCGGGCTACCGGAGCCTATGAACGGAAGCTCCAGCAACTGGCGCGCGTGCCGGTCCTCATCATCGATGACTTCGGGCTGAAACCGCTGCGTTCGCCCGCCGACGAAGACCTGCATGACCTGATCGCCGAACGCTACGAGCAGACCGCCACCGTCGTCACCAGCAACCTCGACTTCACCGAGTGGGACCAGGCCTTCCCGGGTAACCGCCTACTTGCTTCCGCCACCGTCGATCGCCTGCGTCACAACGCCTACTGCCTGACGCTCGACGGAGCCTCTTACCGCACCCCGCGGCAGGGTCCGAACAAGGCCAAAACAGCCCTTGTCGGAACCCCAAAAAACAGCCAATCTTGA
- the pqqA gene encoding pyrroloquinoline quinone precursor peptide PqqA — MQIINQGAAWCRTIIEETDMTWETPAYCEIRLGFEVTAYVYVR; from the coding sequence TTGCAAATAATCAACCAGGGCGCGGCATGGTGCCGCACCATCATCGAGGAGACAGACATGACCTGGGAAACGCCCGCCTACTGCGAGATTCGCCTTGGTTTCGAAGTCACGGCTTACGTGTACGTCCGCTGA
- a CDS encoding IS630 family transposase has protein sequence MGRPKVEIVLNESEREQLEAWTRRRKTAQALALRSRIVLECATGVDSKVVAQRLSVSQQMVSKWRNRFDANRLDGLLDAPRSGAPRTIDDTRVDAVIAKTLETVPKNATHWSTRSMAREMGMSQTAVSRIWRAFGLQPHRQETFKLSTDPLFVDKVRDIVGLYLDPPVKAMVLCVDEKSQIQALDRTQPILPLAPGLPERRTHDYMRHGTTTLFAALDVATGEVIGELHRRHRSREFLAFLRTIEANVPAGLDIHLVMDNYGTHKTPKVRSWFARHPRFHVHFTPTSASWINQVERWFAELTEKQIRRGTHRSTRQLEQAIRDYLARYNDDPKPFAWTKSTDDILASLERFCMRISNSAH, from the coding sequence ATGGGCAGACCGAAGGTGGAGATCGTGCTGAACGAGAGCGAGCGCGAGCAGCTTGAAGCCTGGACGCGTCGGCGTAAGACCGCGCAGGCGCTCGCATTGCGCTCGCGGATCGTTCTCGAGTGTGCGACGGGTGTCGACAGCAAGGTTGTCGCGCAACGCTTGTCGGTGTCGCAGCAGATGGTATCGAAATGGCGCAACCGCTTTGACGCGAATCGGCTCGATGGCCTGCTCGATGCCCCGCGCTCGGGGGCGCCGCGTACGATCGACGATACCCGTGTCGATGCGGTGATTGCCAAGACGCTCGAAACGGTGCCGAAGAATGCCACCCATTGGAGTACGCGCAGCATGGCGCGCGAGATGGGGATGTCGCAGACGGCGGTCAGCCGCATCTGGCGCGCCTTCGGCCTGCAACCGCACCGGCAGGAAACATTCAAGCTCTCGACCGATCCGCTGTTCGTCGACAAGGTCCGCGACATCGTCGGGTTGTATCTGGATCCCCCGGTCAAGGCGATGGTGTTGTGCGTCGATGAGAAGAGCCAGATCCAGGCGCTCGACCGCACCCAGCCGATCCTGCCGCTGGCGCCGGGACTTCCCGAACGGCGAACGCATGACTATATGCGCCACGGCACAACGACTTTGTTTGCGGCGCTCGATGTCGCCACCGGAGAAGTCATCGGGGAACTGCACCGACGCCACCGCAGCCGCGAGTTTCTGGCCTTTCTGCGCACCATCGAAGCCAACGTCCCAGCCGGTCTGGACATCCATCTGGTGATGGACAACTACGGCACGCACAAGACGCCAAAGGTCAGGAGTTGGTTTGCCCGTCATCCGCGTTTCCACGTCCATTTCACCCCGACCTCGGCCTCCTGGATCAACCAGGTCGAACGCTGGTTTGCCGAGCTCACCGAAAAACAGATTCGTCGCGGCACCCACCGTTCCACCCGCCAACTCGAGCAGGCCATCCGCGACTACCTTGCTCGCTACAACGATGATCCCAAACCCTTCGCATGGACCAAATCAACTGACGACATCCTCGCCAGCCTTGAACGATTTTGTATGCGAATTTCTAACTCAGCACACTAG
- the pqqB gene encoding pyrroloquinoline quinone biosynthesis protein PqqB, which translates to MKILILGSSAGGGFPQWNCNCRNCDGVRHGTVRARARTQSSIAVSANGDDWVLFNASPDLLAQIRANPCLQPARALRDSGIAGVVLIDAQVDHTTGLFMLREGKPLPVWCTAQVHEDLTTGNPVFNVLSHFCTVAWHRLQVAPPTPFTVPGVAGLRFTPVPLASKAPPYSPHRDDPHPGDNIGVLIEDAASGRKVFYAPGFGAMQTHLERYLADADCVLLDGTFWSDDEMIRLGISTRTAREIGHLPQAGAGGMIELLARYPRPRKILIHINNTNPILDEDSHERAELARHGIEVAADGMLLEFGPAGDLQ; encoded by the coding sequence ATGAAGATCCTCATTCTCGGTTCGTCTGCCGGCGGCGGTTTTCCCCAGTGGAACTGCAACTGCCGCAATTGCGACGGCGTGCGCCACGGCACCGTCCGTGCCCGGGCGCGCACCCAGTCTTCGATCGCGGTCAGCGCCAACGGCGACGACTGGGTGCTGTTCAACGCCTCCCCCGACCTGCTCGCGCAGATCCGCGCGAACCCGTGCCTGCAGCCCGCGCGCGCATTGCGTGACAGCGGCATCGCCGGGGTGGTGCTCATCGACGCCCAGGTGGACCACACGACCGGCCTATTCATGCTGCGCGAAGGCAAGCCGCTGCCGGTGTGGTGTACCGCGCAGGTGCACGAGGACCTCACGACCGGCAACCCCGTGTTCAACGTGCTCTCACATTTCTGCACCGTTGCGTGGCACCGGCTGCAGGTCGCGCCGCCGACGCCTTTCACGGTGCCCGGCGTGGCCGGCCTGCGTTTCACGCCGGTGCCGCTCGCGAGCAAGGCGCCGCCGTATTCGCCGCATCGCGACGACCCGCATCCGGGCGACAACATCGGCGTGCTGATCGAAGATGCGGCCAGCGGGCGCAAGGTTTTTTATGCGCCGGGCTTCGGCGCGATGCAAACCCATCTGGAGCGGTACCTTGCCGACGCCGACTGCGTGCTGCTCGACGGCACGTTCTGGAGCGACGACGAGATGATCCGGCTAGGGATCTCGACGCGCACCGCGCGTGAGATCGGCCACCTGCCGCAAGCGGGCGCCGGCGGCATGATCGAGCTGCTGGCCCGCTACCCGCGACCGCGCAAGATCCTGATCCACATCAACAACACCAACCCGATCCTCGACGAGGACTCGCACGAGCGTGCCGAACTGGCGCGGCACGGCATCGAAGTCGCCGCCGACGGCATGCTGCTCGAATTCGGCCCAGCTGGAGACCTGCAATGA
- the pqqE gene encoding pyrroloquinoline quinone biosynthesis protein PqqE yields MPKETGGLSLDGQGKPLWLSLELTYRCPLKCSWCNNPLDFEDYAAKELSTEEWKKVLRESRELGALQLGFTGGEPLQRPDLEELVAYADSLGFYTNLITSGIGLGEARLIALKNAGLKQIQLSLQATRADVTDALVGARAHARKLEAGRLIKAHGFPMVLNMPVFRQNIGMTGEMIEWAAGLGIEYLEFANIQYYNWALMNRDELMPTLEQVREAEKVVQQWREKLGKKMTIYFVIPDYYEGRPKACMNGWGAIHLTIAPDGVAMPCQEARVIPGLEFESVRDKPLAWIWHESPLFRKYRGLDWLPEPCGSCAEKEKDFGGCRCQAFLLTGDAGNTDPACSRSPRHHVVQEAVDAVARPLRFRKPLVKRAAGAMSTAFMEN; encoded by the coding sequence ATGCCCAAGGAAACCGGCGGTCTCAGTCTGGACGGACAGGGCAAGCCGCTGTGGCTGTCGCTCGAGCTCACTTACCGCTGCCCGCTCAAATGCAGCTGGTGCAACAACCCGCTCGATTTCGAGGACTACGCCGCGAAGGAGCTTAGCACCGAGGAATGGAAGAAAGTGCTGCGCGAATCCCGCGAGCTGGGCGCGCTGCAGCTCGGCTTCACCGGCGGCGAGCCGCTGCAGCGCCCGGACCTCGAGGAGCTCGTCGCCTATGCCGACAGCCTGGGTTTCTACACCAACCTGATCACCTCCGGCATCGGCCTCGGTGAGGCGCGCCTGATCGCGCTGAAGAACGCCGGCCTGAAGCAGATCCAGCTGTCGCTGCAGGCGACGCGCGCCGACGTCACCGACGCGCTCGTCGGCGCGCGGGCCCACGCCCGCAAGCTCGAAGCGGGCCGCCTCATCAAGGCGCACGGCTTTCCGATGGTGCTCAACATGCCGGTTTTCCGCCAGAACATCGGCATGACCGGCGAAATGATCGAATGGGCGGCCGGGCTCGGCATCGAGTACCTGGAATTCGCGAACATCCAGTACTACAACTGGGCGCTGATGAACCGCGACGAGCTGATGCCGACGCTCGAGCAGGTGCGCGAGGCCGAAAAAGTCGTGCAGCAGTGGCGCGAAAAACTCGGCAAGAAGATGACGATCTATTTCGTCATCCCGGACTACTACGAAGGCCGCCCGAAAGCGTGCATGAACGGCTGGGGCGCGATCCACCTGACGATCGCCCCGGACGGCGTCGCGATGCCGTGCCAGGAAGCCCGCGTCATTCCCGGCCTGGAGTTCGAGTCGGTCAGGGACAAGCCGCTGGCGTGGATCTGGCACGAGTCGCCGCTGTTCCGCAAATACCGCGGCCTCGACTGGCTGCCCGAACCCTGTGGCTCGTGCGCGGAAAAGGAGAAGGATTTCGGCGGCTGCCGCTGCCAGGCTTTCCTGCTGACCGGCGACGCCGGCAACACCGACCCGGCGTGCAGCCGCTCGCCGCGGCATCACGTCGTGCAGGAAGCGGTCGACGCCGTCGCCCGGCCGCTGCGGTTTCGCAAACCGCTCGTAAAGCGCGCCGCCGGCGCGATGTCCACCGCGTTCATGGAGAACTGA